From uncultured Desulfobacter sp.:
AAGCCGGGTTTGAGTGGGAAAACCTGGGTCAGGTGCTGGATACGGCGGTTTCAGAAATACATGAATTTGAGGCTGCGCTTTCCATGGACCAGGATGATGCCATGCTTGAATTTGGTGATATCCTTTTTTCCCTTGTGAATGTCGCAAGATTTGCCGGTTTTCATCCTGAAACAGCACTTTACCGGTCTACTTCAAAATTTGAGGAACGATTCCGAATTATGGAAGCCGACATTGATAAACAAGGCCTTGATTTAAGGCAGATGCTCCCCGAAGAAAAGGAGAAACATTGGCAGGCAGCCAAGCAGGCATGTGCACAAAAAAAAGACATGACGTCTTGATAAATATAAGCGTTGCATCAGGCGGCCATTCTTGTCTCTTGTCTACAGGTAGTCGCCCCTCTGGAATTTCAGATATTCGGTTTTTGCAGTAACAGCCGTGCTCGTGGCGATATCTATGAGATTTTGATCATCTTCTCCAAGTGACAGCGTTTCTTCCAATAAAGACGCGGCGTCTGCATTCAGTTTTTCAAGAACGGGTTCAATGTCCTTTAAAGATACATTGATATCATCAAGCTTGGATGCATAGCGATCCAGGTTGGTCAGCAGTTTGTCGGTTTTATCCGTAACAATGGAAGATACGGTTTGAATGTCAAAATCCAGCGCAGGGATTTCACCCAATTCACTGGTCTGCATTCCGTTCTCGGATTCCTGTGTTTTCTCCAGTGCGGAATTGAGTAAAGAGTCAAATCCCTGTGCCTGTCCACTGGTCTTGGATACTTTAGTTGACTGACTATCTAGTATCTGGGTGATGCTTTGGATGTTGTTAATATTGGTCATATTGTCCTCCTTTTTAATTAAGGAAGAATGCTGCAACAAACGTGCCTACTGTTTACGAACTTTTAATGGTTATGAAATGTTGTAATTTTGTTTTAAAATCAAATTGTTATCTTGTAATAATAACACAACCCCCTGCCTGAATACATTCATTCGTCAGGCAGGGAGGAAAAAAATGCCGCCTGTTCAACCCATGTCGTCCATAATGGAGCCGATCATTTTTTCCGCTACCTGCTCGGCATTCACGGTGTACTGATTGGATTGAACCTGTTGTTTCAGTGCTTCAACCTTCTGGGCTCTGTCCTTGGGTTCATCGACAGACGCGGCAGAAATTTTCTGAAGATCCCTGGTGGTGGCGGATAAATTAATGCTGTCAGAAAGGGGTTCTTCAGATTGTTTGGCCTGATCCACCGACGTGCTGGCGGTGGTGTTGGCATTACCGGCAGCGTAACTTTGATTGATATACTGCTGTGTGGAATTAATTTTCATATTAAACACCCTCCTGGGATTCCATGTTGGAATCAGCCACCTGGCGCGCCAGTTCCGTCATCCGTTCTACAATGAATTTGGAATCTTCCACGGATAAGTTCTGGACAACCTTATTATTGTTTTGGTCAACCGAGGTATAAGTGAATTGATTTCTCCCTTTGGTAAAATCAATCTTTTTTCCCAGCTCTTTTTCAATCTGATCAGTGATCTGGGCCTTATCTTTTTCATTGGGGCCTTCGTTGATAATCTTATCAACAATGTTGCTTGCAACCTTATCTATAATAGCCTGACGCTTGCCTTCCGATGAGATGTTGACACTATCCGCAGAAACCTTGTTGGCGTCGCTGAATTTATTTTTACCCAGCAGTTTGCCTTGGCTGAATTGTCTTGAATAAACTTTCAGGACATTTTGTATTTGGTATGAAGGTATCTGCATTTTAATTTTCTCCTTAAGCTCACTATCGGCTTGGTGAAATTAAAACTTTAGGGAAAAAATTTAATCATCAAAATCTCCTTTAGGACCTTTATTCCCAGTAATCCGGGAGGCCTTCTCAATAATTTTTTCCCGGGTCCATTCATTTTTTCGTTCAATTTTTTCCGCCTTGAAGCCAGGCATGTGTGACTGGGTCTCAAGAATTTGTTTTTTTACCAGATCCGCTGTATCTGTGGCGTTGAAAACGTCGTTGAGCAGCGTAAATACAAAATTTTCAACGCCTTTGATCATTCTTTTTCGAATAGAGGCATCCTGGGCTGTCAGAATATTTTCAAAAGGAAGGTTCAGTTTTTTAAAATTTCCTTTTTGCCAGTCAT
This genomic window contains:
- the flgM gene encoding flagellar biosynthesis anti-sigma factor FlgM; this encodes MKINSTQQYINQSYAAGNANTTASTSVDQAKQSEEPLSDSINLSATTRDLQKISAASVDEPKDRAQKVEALKQQVQSNQYTVNAEQVAEKMIGSIMDDMG
- a CDS encoding DVU0524 family FlgM-associated protein, with amino-acid sequence MQIPSYQIQNVLKVYSRQFSQGKLLGKNKFSDANKVSADSVNISSEGKRQAIIDKVASNIVDKIINEGPNEKDKAQITDQIEKELGKKIDFTKGRNQFTYTSVDQNNNKVVQNLSVEDSKFIVERMTELARQVADSNMESQEGV